AAAATAGGCTACTAACCAACCAATAAGGGTGATGTAAGAAATGATTGAAAGTGTTTTGTTGTCCATGATTTCTGTTTTTTAGATTGAAAATTATTTGAGTCAAATTTGGAGTTAATCATCATTATCTAAAAGAATTGGCCACCTACAGAGCATCTACAATGTTTTAATAAAACGTCTACAATACATCTACAGGTATTTTTAATGTATTGATTATTAGTGTTTTGTGTGTTTTGTTGTTTTTTGTTTTCGTCTACAATATTGTCGCGACTTCAATCTTTATGCTAATTTTACGGTATGAAGCATCAACATTTTAAAAAGATATTTCTCTTAATCGGCATTTGCATCTGTTGTTTTATAACCTATGCGCAAACTTTATTGGATAGTACTGCACTTGAAAAGTTAAGCGATAAAGATAAACCGGCATTACTAACGCAGCTTGCGGAGCGAAGTAGAATTAATGGCGATTATAAAGCAGCGATACGAAAGGCTCAACTGAGCGCAGCTTTAGCTTTAAAATTTAAAAATTTAACAGAGGCTGTAAAAGCCAGGACAATACAGACAAGTGTATATGCCACGACCAAAGAGTTTGTTTTATCAAAAAAAGCTAGCGATACCACGTTACTCCTTGCGCAGCAATCGCGACAGCCCGTTGCAATGGCCTATGCTTATTATGCGCAGGCATTATTTTATAATGCGATTGATAATTCGGAGCAGATTACCAAATATTGTCGGCTTGCACTGAAGTCGTTGGAAAAAGTATCCGACCCTTATCTCAGCGCCAAAATATATTACCAACTCTATATGATCAACTCACGTTGGGATGATGTTAAAAATGTGAACAAGTATGCCTGGGCAGCTACCCAAAATGCTTTAAAAACCACTGATTATAACCTGTTGAGCAATTGTTATATCGCTTTATCTGTTGCTGCCGATTATAATTATGCCGGTACTAAAAAAGAAGTGTTCCGCGATAGCATCATCTATTATTTGAACAAGGCCCAAAACCTTTACATCCAGCATCCGAAATATGTTGCGCGAAAAACTTATGGTATTGCCTGTATCAACAGTGCCGATTATTACCTGAGGTATTTCGCGGATACCGATCAGGAAGCAAAAAACAATGCTATCCGTTACGCCAGTATGGCCAACGAAGTGATGAAAGGTGCAATAAACGGCGAAGAAATAAGGGCGAGTAGTTTGGGGATTCTGAGCGAATACGCCAGGAGAGATAAAAATCTAGTAATGGCGGAAGGTTACCTGCAAGAAGCCTATAATGTAATGATAGGTAAGAAAGTGCCTTATTATTATACCTTGATTAATGTGGTAACTGCACTTTCTAATTTTTATGAGCAGAATGGAAATTATGTAAAAGCACTTGAATTTCAGAAAAAAGCAACGGAATATGGCAACAAACTTTTTGATGAAAAACGGACATTAAATGCTCAAAAACTGGAGGTTCAGTATGAAGCTGAAAAAAAAAACAGTGAGGTTAAGTTATTAAAACAAAGCGAAAAATACGCACAGCAACAAAAATATCTATATTTCGGTATTGCAATAGCCTCCATTTTAGGGCTTATATTTATGTTCCGCTCTTACCACTTCAGGCTAAGGTACTCCTTACAGCGCGAGAAGCAATTGCATTTAGAAAAACAGGATGCCGAACTGCAGATGAAATTCGAAAAAGAGGAGCAGGCCAGGTTAAAGGCCGAGCAGCTGCTATTGGAAAGCCAGCAGCAACAATTGCAGAAAGAAGTAATGGCCAGCCAGTTACAGCTCGAGCATAAAAAAGAAATGCTGTTCCAGATTAAGGAAAAACTTAGTGATAACCACCAGTTCAACATCAATAAAATCTGGAATGAAGAATTGCTATTGGATAACGATTTCGAAGAAGCCAAATTTCAGATCCAACAGGTACATCCAGAGTTTTTCTCTCTGTTAAATCAACGGGCACAACAAAAACTTACGGCACTCGATCTGAAGCTCTGCGCTTACCTCCATTTGAAGATGGATACTAAAAAAATTGCCCAGCTGATGCATATCGAAGCCAAAAGTGTGCGTATGAGCCGTTATCGGATTAAACAAAAGCTGGGTTTGGGGAAAGAAGACGATTTAAACTTGTTTTTGCAGAATATAGGTTAAAATATAATCTAAAATTAAAAGGCTGTATCATAATATATAATTTCGTTCTATTTGTCACGTTGAGCCTGTCGAAACGCCTTTAAAAAGGTCCTTCGACAAGCTCAGGATGACAATTTTAGATTTATGATACAGCCTCTTTGGTATTAATTTTTAGCCAGTGTTGGGCTTGGCTGGTAATAAAACTCCTCTTCTTCAAAATCTTCGTTTGATTTATTCTGAATGGGAGATGCAGGAGTTGGTTCATCTAACCTCACAACCGGGCCATCTTTTGCCAGTTCGCTACCGGCCACTTTCGATTTGAATATTGGCCACAATAGCTGTGCATACCATTGGTCGCCTTCATAATGTGAAATGCCATAAGCCTTAGGGTATTTTCTGCTAATTAAAGCTGTCCCAAAAATAATATCCCATAAGAAAAACATATTGCCAAAGTTACCCTTGTAATAACCCACGCCATCATCTGTTGTCGCTGCATGATGCGCATGGTGGGTAGCAGGTGTAGAAATTGTTCTTTCCAATACCCAGGCCAAGGGGTGCAGGATTTTGTATTTATAGAAAGGTTTATCCCACGGAATGCTCGAGTGCGCCAGGGTGGTGATGGTACCTTTAATTCCCTTACCACAATGGCAGGTATGCCTAGTCCTAAATACACCAACGCTGTGGTAAGGTAAGTTTGCGAAAAAAACAGGGTATAAATGGCATTCTGTCTGCTGGCCAT
The nucleotide sequence above comes from Pedobacter riviphilus. Encoded proteins:
- a CDS encoding helix-turn-helix transcriptional regulator; translated protein: MKHQHFKKIFLLIGICICCFITYAQTLLDSTALEKLSDKDKPALLTQLAERSRINGDYKAAIRKAQLSAALALKFKNLTEAVKARTIQTSVYATTKEFVLSKKASDTTLLLAQQSRQPVAMAYAYYAQALFYNAIDNSEQITKYCRLALKSLEKVSDPYLSAKIYYQLYMINSRWDDVKNVNKYAWAATQNALKTTDYNLLSNCYIALSVAADYNYAGTKKEVFRDSIIYYLNKAQNLYIQHPKYVARKTYGIACINSADYYLRYFADTDQEAKNNAIRYASMANEVMKGAINGEEIRASSLGILSEYARRDKNLVMAEGYLQEAYNVMIGKKVPYYYTLINVVTALSNFYEQNGNYVKALEFQKKATEYGNKLFDEKRTLNAQKLEVQYEAEKKNSEVKLLKQSEKYAQQQKYLYFGIAIASILGLIFMFRSYHFRLRYSLQREKQLHLEKQDAELQMKFEKEEQARLKAEQLLLESQQQQLQKEVMASQLQLEHKKEMLFQIKEKLSDNHQFNINKIWNEELLLDNDFEEAKFQIQQVHPEFFSLLNQRAQQKLTALDLKLCAYLHLKMDTKKIAQLMHIEAKSVRMSRYRIKQKLGLGKEDDLNLFLQNIG